Sequence from the Rhizobium tumorigenes genome:
GATCATGCTGGCTGATTTTCTGGCGGATGTCCGTCTTTACGGATCTGGCTTCCTGGTGGCATCCTGGACCGTCTTCTGGCTGACGATCCTCACCATTGTCGTCAGCTGGATTTGCGGTCTGCTCGCAGCCCTCGGCCAGCGGTCGAAATGGCGTGCAGTTCGCTCGGTCACGGCCTTCTACATCTGGTTCATTCGCGGCACGCCGACGATCATCCAGATATTCATCGTCTATTTCGGCTTTCCGCAGATCGGCATCCGGTTGTCGCCGTTTACCGCCGGCGTGCTGGCGCTCGGCATAAACAGCGGCGCGTATGTGGCTGAAATCATCCGCAGCGGCCTCATGGCGATCCCGCGCGGGCAGACCGAATCCGCACTGGCGATCGGCTTCAGCCAGGCTGCCACCATGCGGACGATCGTCTTGCCGCAGGTCTTCCGCATCGTTCTGCCGTCGCTCACCAACGAGGCGATCTCGACGCTGAAGAATACCTCGTTGCTGTCGACAATTACGGTTGTGGAATTGACGCTCTATGCCCAGACGCTGATCGCGATGACCTTCCGTCCGTTCGATTTCTACATTGCGGTCGCGGTTATCTACCTGCTGCTGACGACGATCCTGACCCAGCTTGCCGCCTGGCTGGAGCGCCGCTACGCGGTGAACAGCTGAGCGCCTGCCTATTCCTCGTGCACCATGCCCGAAGAAACTGACCCCTGTTGTCAACGGCAGGGGGATATCGATCAAGAAAAATGAAGGGAACAGACATGAAACGCCAGCTTATCGCCCTTGCGCTTGCCGCAGCGGCCGCCTTTTCCAGTTACGCTCCGGCTTCGGCCGCCGACCTCGAACTGCTGCAACCCGGCAAATTGCTGGTGGCTACCGAGGGCACCTTTCCGCCGTTCAGCATGCGTGGTGCCGATGGCAGCCTCGACGGACTGGAAATCCGCGTCATGAAGGAAATCTCCAAACGTCTCGGTCTCGAATACACACCCGTCATCATCAAGTGGGAATCGCTTTTGATCGGGCTGCAGGCCGACCAGTATGATATCACCAGCGACGCCATGGATATCACGCCCGAGCGCCAGAAGCAGGTCGTCTTTGCCGATGGCTGGCTCGAATCCGGCGCGGCTGTGGTCGTTCCGAAGGGCTCCGCCATCAAGACTCCCGCCGACCTCAAGGGCAAATCTGTCGGTGCGCTGGCATCCTCGACCTTTGCCAAGCTGGCGGAAGACAAGGGCGCCACGGTCAAGGCCTACAAGGCCGAGACGGATGGCATCCAGGATCTCCTCAATGGCAACATCGACGCCGAGATCACCGACGCCATCGGGGCCGGTTACATGATCAAGTCGGCAAAGATGCCGCTTGAGGTGCTTCCGGAAGCCATCAGCCATATTCAGAAGGGTTTTGCGGTCAAGAAGGGCAAGCCTGAGCTCGTCAAGGCCGTCAACAAGGCTCTGGCCGAGATGGTTGCCGACGGCACCTATGCCAAGCTGACGACAGATCTCGTCGGCTTCGATCCGGCTCCGAAGAACCCCATCAGGACCATCCAGTAGAGATCACCGCAGACATCGCATGAGAGGTCGCTGCAGCGGTTTTGCCGCAGCGGCCTTTATCCTGTATAATTTAAACAAAAGACATCGATCATTACCTTGCCTTGAAAGCCGTATCGTGTGAACAGGTGATATATCCTGACAGACAGAGACTTGTGGGAAGCAACCATGAAGTTCAAACTGCACACCTTCGGTCGCTTAAGACTTGTTGATCGCGTTGGTGATGTTTCTTTTCCTGAAAAGGCTCTTCTGGCCCTCTGCTATCTTCTTGATACCAAGCAAATAGAAGCAAAGCGCGAAGATTTGGCTGCGTTATTGTGGAGCGGCCCGAGTCAATCCGGCCTGCTCGCCAACATGCGCAAGCTCATCTCACGGATCAAGGACAGGCAGAGCGAGCTCGGCGTCGAATTCCTGACATTTACCGACAAGACAGTTCGCGTCGAGGTCGGGTCGCTCGAGTTCGACCCCACATCCATCGACACTCTGGAAGACGAGGATGCGGTCCGGTCTCTGCACCGGCTGGTGAACGTCACTGGTTCGGAGTTTCTGCAGGACTTCGCACCGATGGATACGCTGCTCGACGCCTGGGTAGAGGAAAAACGC
This genomic interval carries:
- a CDS encoding amino acid ABC transporter permease codes for the protein MLADFLADVRLYGSGFLVASWTVFWLTILTIVVSWICGLLAALGQRSKWRAVRSVTAFYIWFIRGTPTIIQIFIVYFGFPQIGIRLSPFTAGVLALGINSGAYVAEIIRSGLMAIPRGQTESALAIGFSQAATMRTIVLPQVFRIVLPSLTNEAISTLKNTSLLSTITVVELTLYAQTLIAMTFRPFDFYIAVAVIYLLLTTILTQLAAWLERRYAVNS
- a CDS encoding transporter substrate-binding domain-containing protein, giving the protein MKRQLIALALAAAAAFSSYAPASAADLELLQPGKLLVATEGTFPPFSMRGADGSLDGLEIRVMKEISKRLGLEYTPVIIKWESLLIGLQADQYDITSDAMDITPERQKQVVFADGWLESGAAVVVPKGSAIKTPADLKGKSVGALASSTFAKLAEDKGATVKAYKAETDGIQDLLNGNIDAEITDAIGAGYMIKSAKMPLEVLPEAISHIQKGFAVKKGKPELVKAVNKALAEMVADGTYAKLTTDLVGFDPAPKNPIRTIQ